In Lolium rigidum isolate FL_2022 chromosome 7, APGP_CSIRO_Lrig_0.1, whole genome shotgun sequence, the DNA window AATATAGAAAGCAGTAGGAGCCTActgttaaagtttcaaaaaatatttGCATTCCTTTAATCAGGTCATCCGTGGACATGACTTTGCATGTattaatatagaagagggaaaACCATGAAACGGGCAGTTTTAAACTGAAGCACTCCTTTGGGATGCCGCAAGCAGGCTATTCACAAGTAGCTTTTGGTTAGGGCTAGGTCGTTTTGTGATAGCGGTTGTGTTGAGTTCCTGCTGTTTTCTGTTGAGTTTTTGTGGTTGTTGTATTTCTAGTTTGTGGCCGTGGCCTCGTGGCAGGTTATGTTTTTCTCGTATAAGACTACAGCATATTATCTCTCGGGATTTCAGGAAGAAGGGTTCATTACCCGACTGTGATaacaattatatgcaaagtagctACAGTACTATATTTCTTTTACAATGATATCTAAACTCGGGGCACTTGTTTGTTCTGTCAACTTAACTTAGTAATAAAATTATGCTCTATTTAGTACGTTGATGAAACACAGGGGCTCTCTTACACAAGAATTCCTTTGACGCCGTTGGAAGATGCATTGAGTTACGGTACCTTCGATAATACACAAGGACTCTCTTATACAGATAGCTCAATTATCTAAACTAAAAGCTACAAATAAACTGTTAGAAAAGAACACAAAATACTAAAGCTAGATGATCATGTCACAGATCCTATCCTATATACAGTATATCTTCTCATATACTACCAGCGATGCCTCCATGGAACTAAAAGTAAAACGTGCACCTGTGCCAAATCGGCACCGGTTACATTTAGGCTAACTTCATCGGTAATACTGTGATAACAAATCACATAAACCTCACACTGCCATTTTTGGAGtacatacaaaaaaaaaactaaatctaGCTGTTCCCAAGTGAGAAAGTTCAAAAGTAGTCAGCGGTTGATTCAACGGGTCAACTGATAAATGGTATTTACATTACCTAGCAAATTTACATGGCATGGCATTATCAATTGCTTCCGAGTGCCTTCTATAACCTTAATATAATCCACTGAATGCCAGTTCTCCTTAGAAATGCTTGCCTGATGGTGGTGCTCATAAATAGAAGCTAGAAATGCCACATGCCAAATGATCGTGTCCTCAAGTACCTATAAGTTGAATTCTGATGCTAGTGGTACCAAGACGAGTGCAGACAAACTGTTGAAAGAAATACCGCAAGATTGTGCTCATTGTGTAGCATTCAGAGATCCAGAAGCGTAACAATCACCATAGCTGGCAGCAGATACTACCACGAAAGCAAATAAATCTGTCATAAATGGCAAGCTCAAGAAACTAGAAATATCCTCTAATGTCACTGGTTAAGCAAAATGCTTCCAGGTGATACTACCACGAAGGCAAATAAATCTGTCATAAATGGCAAGCTCAAGAAACTAGAAATATCCTCTAACTGTCACTGGTTAAGCAAAATGCTTCCAGGTTATCTCAGCTTGTGCAGAGCCCAAATATGAGTTCCTGGAGTCTGGATCACAAGAATCAACTACTTTTGAGTTTTGACTGGCCCACATCCACCAAAAACAGCAAGACATCTCTATATAAATTACGCTGCTCCTAGCTCTTCAAAATATTGTCAAATTTAACTTGAGTGAACTGCATGAGATGACAGCACACCCTGACACCTGATACAAAGGATGACAGATAACTTCCCCATTGTACCCTACAGGAACAGATAGACCTAAGGAGCACATAGTCGGCAAGGTACTGCCAGCAATGATTTGAACTTCTATTTGAAATGCTCAGAACAGGATATGTGTCATCTGATGGTCACAGCAGAATCACCATCTTTGTTCATTCTATCACGGCggaatgattcttcatctcttatCAGAGGAGGGATGTTCCACGTGCCATATGTATGGCTGGATATTTTCCCACCTAATTTTAAAATCGAATCAAATCAGATTAAGAAACCAATTATCAGAATGTCTTCAAACTGCATAAAGAAGACAAACCTTCCCTCGTAGCTTCCTCACACCTTCTCCAGTAACTCCTTGAGAGGCTAGGGTCCAATTTCTTTGAAAACCTCTCATATTTTTCCTCAGCTTCACCTATGCACTTGGCCTACAGGTACATCGGTCATTTCGTAGAATGAATTACCATCCCAAAAATTTAAGCAAGATCAAGTAAAACGTACCTGCAAGAATGTAAATTAAATATTTAATAGAGCAATTTTCCGTAAGATCTAGTAAGCTATTATGGTGTAAATACGTCATAAGGATGAATTCTCGCTGATTTTAAACTACCAAAAATATCATCGCAATTGTGAATAACTCCAATATTTTCATGAATCTACATGACTACTTTAACCATCGAAAAGTCGCTTTGGAAGACAGGCTCCCTGGAGcctgtttttgattttttttgaaactaacatTTTGAACTTTCAAAAAATTCCTAAAAAAGATCCTAGATGTTGACAATGACGTATTCTACGGTctgcaaaatctcaatgcaaaatagTTTATATTCcgccctacacaaaaatgacaaatactGACAAATCTGAAGGTTTTCGAATTTTGCGCTGTTCACTATCTAAGATCTAGAAATTATCATTTTTACACAGCCCAGAATACATAATATTTCGCATTGATTTTTTTGCACACAGGTAGAAGTCATCCTTATCTACATGTGAGATTTTTTTTCTCTGAATTTTGAAACTTCAGAATGACgatttaaaaaatatatatatcaaaAAACAGGGTCCATGGAGCCCGTCCTCCAAAACGTCACTCCTTTAACTACTGCATAAGCACGTGGGATGGTTAATTCTGAATTCATGAATAAAATTACCGAATAAAAGCATTCCGTATGTTCTGTGATCAtctttttttatttgaacaaggTAAGTCTTTGCCTAAATAAGAACATCAAGAATACAAACAGTGATATTATGAAGAAATCATGTGCCTGAAGTCAAAGGCGCAAATAATTTCTTACTCACCAACATCTTTGGTGCATCCAAAGGTCCATATATCGCAGCAAACATGCGGAGGATGTTAAAAGTATTATTGATCACATCGTCCTACAACAAAAAGAGCTAGTTTAACAGTACATGCATTAATAAGCTTAATTTTCGGTCAGTGGTGATATCATTAGCAACACTCACTTCATAATCGTACCTGCAAGATAATTAAACCAGTTATTGGCGCAACTGTTTCCATTGATGTTTTACAGGGAAAAAAAGAGAATTTCTAAATATTGAGAAGGTGAATCATAGTTTTACTGTAATCAGGTTTCTATTTTCTTAGGTCACTTATCAATTAGGTTTAATCTTAACTTCATAACGAAAGTGACAACTTTATTAATAATAAAACTACTGTTTTCGAGTTGAATATGTATCACCTCATTTTTCAGGTTACAGGTTTTACACATTTCTGGTTAAGTTCTACTTCCTTCCAGTTGCACGCATACACATTACATAAAGCATTTAATTAAGCAGACCATATGTGCTACATCTTTTCAAGGAAAGGCACTTCACGCTTCATGGTTATGCATACAAATTTAAGATTTAGAGTATACTCACAGGTCATCAGATATCTCAACTAGAAATTCCGAGACGGTCAGGAACTCCATATGCAATTCATTGACCTAGAAATAACCAAAGACAATGTCCAGGTATTAAGAAGGCAACGAAGAGCTAATGTTTGATAGGAAAGGAAGATAAAGACTTATATATACCTGCTGACCAGTAAGCTGATACATCATCAGATTAAGAACTCGATAATCAAATGATTTGAGATGAATTGCTTTCATCACGTCATCAATGGATATCTATACAAAAAAACACTATATTTGAGTATGGCAGCGAGAAAGGTTATCTTGATATGGACATTCTTAATTTAAAGAAAACAACATTTGGGGCATTagttacttcacatttttgtgaGCAAGCTGCCAAACTCTATACCTATTCCCGTAAGAGTTAAGACACTACATTGCTTAGCATCGGGCCTCTAATCTTTCAAGTTTAAATAGTATACTTTGGTAACTTCCTTCGATCAACATGTGAGTGAATATAATATATGATAACAAACAGCTCTAATAACCTTATTATTTCTCGATAATGCTCGACAAAGCTTCCTCTCCAGAGACCAATACTGGATGCCAGATTTGAGTTCATTTCGCAATCTAAAACAGGGGAAAAGATAGGGCTAATTCAATCCAATATAGTGAATATTCACAAATTTACAAGTGCATAGACAAGAAGTTACTAACTGATCTGTCATTAACCCCTGGCACTGAAGAAGATTATCAAGAGGGTCAAGCATGTCAAACATAGATGCCTGAGTTGAAGCCATTTTTTCCCTTTCCAACACCTGTATTGGTAATAACAACAGCAATCGATAACCAAAACAAAAAATACTAGCAAATAACTGAAGGAGAGACTCAATGTACACACAAGAATCCAAGACCTGTGTCGATCAGATTCGACACAGGCCATGTTCATCTGACATTCCGCAGGATAACCAAATCAAAAGGCCCAAACTTACTGTTGAAGGATATTTGTCTGGGACCGAAAGCAAACTGTCTTCATTTGAAGCATCTAACTGCAACACAAAAGATTGAGTTTGCACAATGGAAAATAAAGACCATAGGAAGAAACAGTGAAAGTGTGAAGCACACTAAACCTGGTATATGTAGCTCTCTGTGAATGAAAGAAAAGGAAGAAACTTGAAAACAGCTTGTGGTTTGTTAATGTCCAAACCATGGAATATAAAGTATGATCTGCACTGCCATTTCAAGGGAAAAAAAAGTTATGAATAGCACCACTATATGTATATCACTAGGAAAAACTCAAAAACAACAGTATGAAAACATGCTTGGATGAGGACACCCAACATTGTAGACATCAAACTGAGACAGTTTCTGTGTAAAATTTCTTAAGCAATGTAATCAAAGAGCTCCATAAAAATTTGTACAATTCTTTTACATGAATCTAAATACCTAATGCCCCTAAGTTAGCTTCTTCATTTTTCCCCATAAGCAAAATCCGAagactttgataaagaacaatggGAAAATTGGTTCTATACCATTGAAAGATCCAAACTTTAGGAAAATACCATTGAAAGTTCTGTCTCTGGAAAAATACCATTGAAAGACTGCTCCGTTATAGCCATGTACCATCGCCGTGAACTCCACGTGAATTAGATAGAAAAACGAATTTTGACTAACGCAAACACACCCAGCTCAAAGGAAAGAGCTCGCGCACCTAGCTGCCTACCTCATGGCGGCGCGCCTCACCAGGGGTGGCGCTCCTCGTCCGAATGCTCCTCCACGGGGCTAGCAGGGGTTGCAGGAGGTTGCGGGGAGGCCGGAAAGCATGCCGGCGGTGGTTCTACGGCAGCGGGCAACGACGCAAGGCGTGGGCGCAGAGGACTGCGGAGCCGACCAACGCGGATAGGTCGACTCAGGGACGCTCGGACTCCGGGAGGCAGAACTGCGGCTTCGGGAGTCGGGACGACCTCGGAACGGCGAGGAACCAGAGGAGGAGGATTGGTACTAGGCGATGCAGGAGATCGATGGCGCGGCAGCGACctaccggattggaggaagacgaTGCCCAATCGATCGATTTCGGGTGCCACGGCTTAATTCCTTTGGTAGGGCGACTAAGACAGGCAAGCTGAATCGGATTGGAGTGCCGACGGCGGCGTGAACAGAACGCTGTCCCGTTCTCCCGCGTACAAGTCAAGGGAACGAACAAAACTTGGTTGGTAGATCACTCCTGGAAATTTTCAAGGCTTGGAGATCACTTAGCTCTTCATCTGGTTAAGATCATTGCATCGATCTGCGCTGGAGCATGTCGCCGGCGGCGATCGATTCGTTTTTCTACTCCAGTTGACGTGGAGTTCACGGCGATGGTAGAAGGCAATAACAGAGCAGCCTTTCGATGGTACTTTCCTAAACACGAAACTTTCAGTGGTATTTTTCAAAAGCCTGGATCTTTTGATGGTATAGAACCAATTTTCCCAAGAACAATAGGGTAGCATTAGCATGGTCTTCAAAAAGCTGGGTAGAAGGTATCAAAGAGTACGCACAAAATCTTCAAGTGTGGAATTGGCTCTCCTCATTGCATCAAATCCAATCATAGGCACATCATGTATGGTTAATTTCTCAGTATCCATCTTGAACTTCTTAGTTGGCTGAAGTAAATCTCCAGGAGATATATCTTGATCGCCTTAAAAACAAAGGTAATAATCTCTACATAGTACAAGCACCGATTTAAAAAGAAATTTGCTGAACTGACTTACAAGgtgaaggaaggataatcctcaCTTTGTCTTCACTTTTAGCACCCTCCAGACTTGCGAGATGTTGTACTTCTTCAAGAGTATTAGAGTTAACCTTACAAACAAGTCCCAATTACAATTGAGCATTGCAAACACTTGAAAGTAGGGAATGTTAATCAACAATTACCTCTCTTAACAGCTCAGAGACCAATAAGATCTTCTTTCCCATGGTAAGTGAATCAAAAGGTTGCACCTACacacagaaaaaaaaaaaaagggaaaatttTCTGAACATTGAGATCAGAGTTGACAAAGTACATTCTACATGCATTTAGTTTGCTAAGTCAATCGATATATTAACACTTCAAATATCAGCAAGAGATACTGATTTTGTTTGTTCCGGGAATGGATACTGAACTAGTAACTTCATACGCGTAAACCCTTGGGCTAATAAAAAATTCTCTGCGAGGCTGCCGGAACCGTAGACAAGCTCGCGCGCGGCGCGCCGGTAAGAGATTTCGTTCACCGGCAATCGCTGCACGAGCACGCGCGTAGGAGTGCATAACTTGCGCATCTGAGGGGATTGAATTCGTGAGACGGCGGAAGAGAAGGGGGTGAACCATACCATGAAGAGGAGGAAGTGGGCGAGGAAGCGgtccccgccgcctccgccggcggTGGAATCGGAGAGGCCACGGGAGCCCATGAGGGAGAGCACCCTCTGGACCTTCTCCAGCTGCAGCAGCGCCTCCATTGTTTCCCCTCTCTGCCTTCGATTCGGTTCGATGTGCGAGTGAATTCGCTGAGAACTGAAAGGAGGAAAAActaggaagaaaaaggaaaacaaatataGCAATGGTAACGTTTGGGCCCCGACGTGAAATGTGGAGAACTGGGCTTATAAACTTCTAAAGAACCTGTCCAGGACACCAGGTGGGCTTGGGAGAATGGGCTTCGACGAAAGGGTATGTTTTGTCCAGATAAGAAAATTCGGGCAAACCCTATTTGACGCCTTAAGCATCGgttaaataaaaaaattgttgttGGGCCGAGGTCCGGATAGCATCCGACGGCTCCCGAGCAACGACGTGTCGCGACCTCGCTGGAGACGGGGTAGGGGTGTgatatacaccgacctggtcggtgcggtGCACCCACCGCACACCCTCCCCAGcctgtgggccggcccagtaatgtttttttttcatttctgttttctttttccgtTCGATTTTAAATTCGTTCAAAATTTGGAAATCGTCCATAGTTCAAAAATTGTTCAGaattaaaaatttgttcaaatttcaaaatttgttcgaaattttaaatttgttcaaatttcaaaattcttccaaaatttggaaattcgttcaagatgaaaattttgttcaaattttgaaattcgttcaaatttaaaaattgttcaaaatttaaaatttgttcaaatttcaaaattcgttcaaga includes these proteins:
- the LOC124675833 gene encoding uncharacterized protein LOC124675833 isoform X1 codes for the protein MEALLQLEKVQRVLSLMGSRGLSDSTAGGGGGDRFLAHFLLFMVQPFDSLTMGKKILLVSELLREVNSNTLEEVQHLASLEGAKSEDKVRIILPSPCDQDISPGDLLQPTKKFKMDTEKLTIHDVPMIGFDAMRRANSTLEDFCRSYFIFHGLDINKPQAVFKFLPFLSFTESYIYQLDASNEDSLLSVPDKYPSTVLEREKMASTQASMFDMLDPLDNLLQCQGLMTDQLRNELKSGIQYWSLERKLCRALSRNNKISIDDVMKAIHLKSFDYRVLNLMMYQLTGQQVNELHMEFLTVSEFLVEISDDLYDYEDDVINNTFNILRMFAAIYGPLDAPKMLAKCIGEAEEKYERFSKKLDPSLSRSYWRRCEEATREGGKISSHTYGTWNIPPLIRDEESFRRDRMNKDGDSAVTIR
- the LOC124675833 gene encoding uncharacterized protein LOC124675833 isoform X2, translating into MEALLQLEKVQRVLSLMGSRGLSDSTAGGGGGDRFLAHFLLFMVQPFDSLTMGKKILLVSELLREVNSNTLEEVQHLASLEGAKSEDKVRIILPSPYISPGDLLQPTKKFKMDTEKLTIHDVPMIGFDAMRRANSTLEDFCRSYFIFHGLDINKPQAVFKFLPFLSFTESYIYQLDASNEDSLLSVPDKYPSTVLEREKMASTQASMFDMLDPLDNLLQCQGLMTDQLRNELKSGIQYWSLERKLCRALSRNNKISIDDVMKAIHLKSFDYRVLNLMMYQLTGQQVNELHMEFLTVSEFLVEISDDLYDYEDDVINNTFNILRMFAAIYGPLDAPKMLAKCIGEAEEKYERFSKKLDPSLSRSYWRRCEEATREGGKISSHTYGTWNIPPLIRDEESFRRDRMNKDGDSAVTIR
- the LOC124675833 gene encoding uncharacterized protein LOC124675833 isoform X3, which produces MEALLQLEKVQRVLSLMGSRGLSDSTAGGGGGDRFLAHFLLFMVQPFDSLTMGKKILLVSELLREVNSNTLEEVQHLASLEGAKSEDKVRIILPSPCDQDISPGDLLQPTKKFKMDTEKLTIHDVPMIGFDAMRRANSTLEDFCRSYFIFHGLDINKPQAVFKFLPFLSFTESYIYQLDASNEDSLLSVPDKYPSTVLEREKMASTQASMFDMLDPLDNLLQCQGLMTDQLRNELKSGIQYWSLERKLCRALSRNNKISIDDVMKAIHLKSFDYRVLNLMMYQLTGQQVNELHMEFLTVSEFLVEISDDLYDYEDDVINNTFNILRMFAAIYGPLDAPKMLVRFT